A region of the Silene latifolia isolate original U9 population chromosome 9, ASM4854445v1, whole genome shotgun sequence genome:
caaaccctggtctgtagagaggtctgtgccaaacatgagtaaggccggttcctagtccattccctcgagtagtgaaagctcttgatacaaacatgagtatgtaccgcggtatggttgacgttaatcgctatccatctttaggcacagataggaatttggaccgtccagacaggacgattggtcgaatgggttgggttaagcctaggaaggccgaatgaaacgccCTAAGATggccgagtaatgaaaaccgacaactgtatcgtataaaatatttcctaaccatgttcaagtttcaccctgggtaacacgtaagtgtatcagccctagcggagtcgccaaactgtggacttGGGATAACCGCGCCACGCGCACCCGCGTGTTGGTtttgaggcggcggcacttctcccatggaaccttggtttgccaaagcatgtCATGGGCCGTTAACAATtcgtgaggcattgaaaccggtggaaggttgaataagcctgcatttgtggagtcgccaccaatttattgtggaaaaattggaaaccgtttgaatacctcgtgccatgtcaagacacaaagtaatgacatgaacactaagaaattcgttacccttagcattctatgtctagaatgactctcgaagatgccaatggacacggatgtccagagataactggagtaaggggtgagggtacgtattaggaagctctttaatcaaacacctaatcccgcctgcctcgatagcggcctctactaatgattagagaaattgttcatatttgatatgttgtcgatgtaatgcatgcaatgcaacaaacacagattaatcctagcatgtgagattagactaagtcggttaacacctaatttagcaaacaatttgggtcaaagttggaagttagattcaataacatgtgaatgccatacaattaaatcacgcataaatacaataaatgaaatacaatagttaaaataaaattacaaaatttatttgatctacgtcaaaagcacgctcgaaACGGGAtgttgaagaagaaaataaaaagaaaattaaaatatgaaaatacggcagattagaagtgataatacgaattatagttgatttaaaccgtaattagaagctacgtcaaagcgagaaagaagttcagagacagaagccaacccagaacaggcgcaacatctgttgcatgccttggaagaggcgcatctcTTCTTGCatctgttctagagctgggctctggctgtgaagtcagaaccgcggattgTTATCGTTCATCGGTAATTAAAATCGATTATTGATATCATACTCGAGTGGAAGTGTTTTAACAGGTTATAtacatctggaaccgtcataaaacgaattaaagatGAGAATTTACAGTGATTTACATGATTACGATGAATTCGTGTCGGAAATATAAAAGAACAAAACTTTGAACTTGAAAGCGTAATTGAATTTGTAAGGctgaaatcaaataaagaaaactatgtacaaaagacgaattccagagaatCGATATGTGAAAATCAACCCTTTAAAATCCGGGATTGAATAgacgacgaaaacccgcaaatattgaattataagggatttatgtcgaattATGCGTTATAGTTTAGAAAGGAATATTAAAAAAATGCTTATACACTGAAGCTTaacaaaagaaacgaaagaaaTTAGAGAAATAGAaaattgcagaaggtcgaggaagaagaagaagagcaggagcagcgacaGCCTCTGAAAGAGGCGCAGTAGATGCTGTGAcacttcgaagaggtgcagctgctgctgcgttttttCTCGATGTCAGACCCCCGCTGttttataaaaacggttttaaaagattgaattttaagacggttttgagggtgcttttgatatagaccttacattagatgatacaaaatacgaagtacaataaataaatgggatttacaccctcagacttacatgttgacgaaatgagattgactaacattatcgtttagtgattgctcgactcgaatatgcgtggaaagtgacCTTGTTAAAGGATCTAGaagattgattagattaattaagtgaagttggtcaaattggtcggtctatgcaacttgactgggactcagaatgatctgagcttatgtggtcgattgAACAAgaacgtaggcgtcgaaagcaaaagcgtagtgtagaatgcaaagagagagaaagaaggggcggaacactcgcgtgccaaatatggagggcAAAGGTCTCTATTTAAGGCATGAACAACGGCGActaattccaaatcatgagtgggatagttcacctcatgaactctcaattgtcgtgAAGCATATGCAACAACTCTCCTATTTTGTAGAAGgacacaacctaaacccatcttagaagcatcacaaaacacgtaaaaatcaactccatcctcgggcaaggtcaacacgggagcggtagtcaacctcttcttcaactcttggaatgcaccttcacaagctttggtccacacaaacttggtctctttcttcaaaagttgagtcatcggtctagcaatcttggaaaaATATctcacaaagcgacggtaataacccgccaaacctatgaaactacggatctcaccaacatcggttggactcttccactcaatcacgacttcaatctttgaagggtctaccataacaccatccttagatattacatggcctagaaaagacaccttggacaaccacttttgacgacgaagAACCTCCAAAACGATATGAAGAGGAATAGCATGCTCTCCTTCGGACTTGGAATAGATCATAATATCGTCGttgaagaccacaacacacttgtctaagaactcactaaagtTTCGGTTCATTTGGaccatgaagatagaaggggcattggttaaaccaaagggcatcaccttaaactcgaagtGTCcttatctcgtgctaaaggcggtcttagggatatcagactcacgaacgggaatttgatgataaccggatctcaaatcaatctgtgaaaaagtagaagcacctttgagttgatcgaacaaatctttaatccttggtagaggatacttgttttTGATGGTGACATGGTCAAGCTCATGATAGTCGatacaaagtctcatggatccatcgttcttcttcacaaatagaacgGGAGAACCTCAAGGTGAGGCACTAGGTggaatgaatcctttctcaatcatatcaTCAAGTTGCGATCTCAACTCTTTCAACTCGGTCGGCGCCATACGGTAGGGAGCTTTAGCAATGGgtccggttccgggtacaaggtcgatagaaaacTCTACAGCACGCTCGGGAGGTATTCCGGGCAACTCCTCGGGAAACACATCGGCGAaatcacaaaccacgggcacatCTTCAAGCTTCGGCAAGGAAGAAGTAGAAGTCACCACGCACATAAAGAATTGGTGACCTTTCCTTTccaaactcatcatcttcaaggcggaaatcaatttcacaccttcttgggaacagACTGCCTTATAGAAGCACGGGTTCCTAGCGGACTTTTGAGGCAAACCTTTTgatctctacactcgaatcttgcatcatacttagAAAACCAATCTATAACCAAAATTACATTGAATTTCTCAAGGGGAAAaagaagtaggttagcggggaacaaggttcccgaaatataaataggaatgtcggagaaagaaagggaacaagagaacatttctccggaaggtaaggatatagaagtttcctcaatAGGAATGGGCTTAAGAGCTAGCTTTTCCGAAAACatggaagatataaaagataaagatgctcCGGTATCAAACAAAataaggcaaggttgatcaaaaattgagaacatatccgtaatgatatcgggatgagcggcggcttcggctcgactcatgacaaataTGGTTCCTCTTGGCTTGGCATTTGGAGTAGTAGCAGCCTTCTTCTCGGGGCACTCAATGGCATGATGCCCGGGCTTCTTGGAATTAAAACAAATCAATGGCCTATTgtagcatccaactccggggtgtagagcttgtctacaatggaAGCACTTGCAGTCCTTCTCAAGCCTATTAGTAGAAGTAGGGGCTTGTCCTCTCGGCTCTTGCACTCTtggctcttgtcctccatggtcttgtactctTGGTCCTTGCACTCTTGGCACAAAGCTCTTCTTGTTAGAATTATTTGTAGTAGAGGGAACAAAGGGTCTCTTGCCATTAAAGTTGGGACGATAAGAAGTAGAGGAAGAACGGGACTTAGCATcatcttcaatggccttcaaggAACTCTccgcccaaagagcatcatcatacACCGCCACAAAGGGTGTGGAGTCTCTCCTTACCATGCTTTCCAATTTTGGGATCAATTTGCTTTTGTAGAAATAAACTCGTTCTTCTTCATCCCTCACAAACTTTGAAGCATAATGAGCTAGGTCATTAAACTTATTGGTATAGGCTTGCACGGATATGCCTCTTTGCTTGAAatccatgaattccttcaatctttgttgcttgagTTCCTTAGGGTAGAAACGAGTTTCCACAAGAGTCTTGAAACGGTTCCAATCAAAGGTGGGGTCTTGGACAATGGATGGTCCGGTCATAGTCCACCAACGATCGGCTTTCTTCACTAAGAAATGAGAATCAAGCTTCACCTTATCTTGTTCTTGAACATCATAAAGAGAGAAATTCTTTTCCATGTCACGAAACCACTCGGAGAGCTCAATAGGGTCCAcctcaccaccataggtcctagccttatttcttgctagttgacttgcaatccaagcaaaaTTTCCTTGACGATCCACCACTTGTGGAGCGGGATTGGCTTGAACATTGACATTTTGTTGATTTTGAAGAATTTGAGTAAGGGCTTCCAAGATAGTATTCTCCACATTGTTTGGTCGCACCATCTTCTCATAGAACCTAACATAGAGCATACACAAGAAGACTACCAacttgttggaatatatgtcctccgacaataatgcgatcacaactgtcgatcatgatgatcacatgtttaaatctcattttaagaatacatgttggatgtaatatttttacagtcaactggtccacacatatcggtaatgattgcctgactagagtttgacattactgtcgtgcgacgatggtgatcagttgatccccttaggtcatacctatagggaaatattcttaattgattatttaattaatcgtatgccgatacgggttaattaaattgcttaaaattaacggatgattttgtgagtaaagttaacgtgtcttattgtaattcgattaaattagaaacggtctaagtaatcaaattgttttattacttggataaaattattgtttatgaaacaattgatattgaattgagattgaatgaatgatttattataaatacaagatgttgtgatttgtaattgataaaccattttggtacaagtaattacgaattactagtcgattttgtaaatgacatattttatgagtatgttgatttttaatatgttaaaaatacattacattgtgacatgtcatgtaacatgttacatgtgacaaaattgacaaatgacaaaataaaatggacctcccatttttttgacatgtaccgaaatattggagggagttagtgaaaatattgtgtttttattttaagtggaaaacactatgattactacctcacatagccttgcatacctatgtttttcttgggtagaaaaactatcccatgcattgggctctccttcccctccaaccggtttccaCATAGAAAAGACAAGGGGGCTTTTTCTTTTATCATTCACTTCTTCTTCAAATAATTTTTAAGTGTAAAAAAATTAtgattctctctacatcttatgaaacttttagagaaataaaaaccacaAATATCCtacctcttgaaccgatttttcaagagaacaaaattaatttttgtgtcaatttcatagtaagacttatattgtttctagtacaaaataatattagtcattaagagatttctttgggtatatgcttttgggagagattctaaacttgaatcttattcatccattattgaaaagctcaagaactaacaagaaggagatcttgttggtgcccataaaaccgaaatcatataatAAGAaccatgatttcttctcttatcttacttatgtttgcatgcataagatttagatttaattttatgactaaattaaaatgtaacatatatgaatatctttagtaatgagatatagatttctaacaagcggtatcaagagctttggttgtttgcatgcaaatcggttatagtttttccgagttatacgattaacatataaaactcttaaatttgtgttattatgatatatcaagaaataaattatgcatgttaaagtttctggtcctaaaatgtatttaggattttttggttaatttatggatttttatttttcatcttatataataa
Encoded here:
- the LOC141602072 gene encoding uncharacterized protein LOC141602072, whose protein sequence is MEKNFSLYDVQEQDKVKLDSHFLVKKADRWWTMTGPSIVQDPTFDWNRFKTLVETRFYPKELKQQRLKEFMDFKQRGISVQAYTNKFNDLAHYASKFVRDEEERVYFYKSKLIPKLESMVRRDSTPFVAVYDDALWAESSLKAIEDDAKSRSSSTSYRPNFNGKRPFVPSTTNNSNKKSFVPRVQGPRVQDHGGQEPRVQEPRGQAPTSTNRLEKDCKCFHCRQALHPGVGCYNRPLICFNSKKPGHHAIECPEKKAATTPNAKPRGTIFVMNWFSKYDARFECRDQKVCLKSPLGTRASIRQSVPKKLEDVPVVCDFADVFPEELPGIPPERAVEFSIDLVPGTGPIAKAPYRMAPTELKELRSQLDDMIEKGFIPPSASP